One segment of Paenibacillus sp. FSL R7-0337 DNA contains the following:
- a CDS encoding DUF4291 domain-containing protein, with translation MTTVRKQLERTTDAEERIIMAHYNDQTVRVYQAYNHKIADEVSEFGQFGPSFKIDRMTWIKPSFLWMMYRSGWATKTDQERILAIDITREGFNHILSQVVLSSYDPDLYASQEEWQTKLQASQVRCQWDPDRDIHGNKLPRRAIQLGLRGDMVHKFIYECIVEITDITEFVIDTREAIQSGKFSTGVLPKETPYPVENSIQRTLGILM, from the coding sequence ATGACAACTGTGCGAAAACAACTGGAGCGGACGACAGATGCAGAAGAGAGAATAATCATGGCCCATTACAATGATCAAACGGTCAGAGTCTACCAAGCATATAATCATAAAATTGCAGATGAGGTATCAGAGTTTGGGCAATTCGGGCCTTCTTTCAAGATAGATAGAATGACCTGGATCAAGCCTTCTTTCTTATGGATGATGTACCGGTCAGGGTGGGCGACCAAAACGGATCAGGAGCGGATATTGGCGATTGATATTACCAGAGAGGGCTTCAATCATATTTTGTCTCAGGTGGTGCTGTCCTCATATGATCCTGACTTGTATGCTTCCCAAGAGGAGTGGCAGACGAAGTTACAAGCTTCCCAAGTGAGATGCCAATGGGACCCGGATAGAGATATCCATGGGAACAAATTGCCGCGAAGAGCCATTCAGTTAGGTCTCAGGGGCGATATGGTGCATAAATTCATCTACGAATGCATAGTAGAAATCACTGATATTACTGAGTTTGTAATCGATACCAGAGAGGCGATACAATCCGGGAAGTTCAGCACGGGGGTGTTGCCGAAGGAGACCCCGTATCCTGTGGAGAATTCTATTCAAAGAACTTTAGGGATACTTATGTGA